The Ziziphus jujuba cultivar Dongzao chromosome 5, ASM3175591v1 genome segment CATCTGCAAAAATAGAAGCGATAGAAACAGCAACCTATGTAAAACATACCAATACTGGCACCAAAAACGAAGTTGTTCAATCTCTGGCTTGTTCTTTTCAACAGTTTTGTAGCACTCATAAGCTGGATATGCATAGCCAAGAACCATGCTGCCAACAAATTAAaaggcaaaataaataaaaattttataataaaaatacccaccttcaaaaataaattgaaagtaAGTGTTGTTTAAACTTACGCAAGTCCCCTGGTTAGAAAGGATCCTATCATCTTGTACACCTAACATGACAAAGAAATTAATCCGGTGTCAAATTCAACAACATTCCAGCAAGCCTAATAGGAACCATACTACAAAGATTCAGATTCAGAAAGAATAAGTGCAAAATAGCTTTGCATCATTTCCAGCAAACTCTACGAACAGAaacaaagaattaattaatcagcaCAACTAGCATGAATAGTACAGTTCTTATATTTTCCTAATAGTGGAAGCAACCAGTATGACCAAATTATAGCAGTTTGAAATAAGTAAACACAAAGATGAGAACTAGAATTTAGATTCCTAAATCAAATCGGCCCTGGAAGCCATGAATTCTGGATATATATAAAGctttcaatttataataatgTTAGGCTACCAAggaaatgaaaagcaaaaactTAGATCATCTTTTCTGCCTCCAGACCAAACTAATGTTCAAATAAGCTTCACAATTGCATTATGCATATCCCTACTGGTTTTGCTTTTACTTGTTTTATGAACATAAAAATGCCAACCAAACAAAGCCTTACTCAGGGAAAAGCATTAGGCACGAAATCGCATTTTAGTTTTTTCCAGATTTCGGAAGCCAAAGTCCCTAAAGCCCTGAAAACTGAAATTCTTCTACCTTTTCCTCAATATTTATCCAGAGGCCAAACGCAGACTTATCGTACCAAACAATTGCAAACTCAGATTTGTCAAAAGCAAAAAGTTAAGCAGACGATCACATTGAATGGAGCTTAAAATCCCGAAAATCAGGGCAAAATAATTGCACTGATACAATTAGCTGACTAATCAACCAAGAAAGCAATTAGAAAATAAAGCTTCAAGCATATCTAAATCAGAACAGAAATAGCCAGAAACACTTCAATCCTCCGAAAGAAAATCGAAAAATGCGTTTAGATAAATATCTAATGCAAGAGCGATGTGAGTAGGAAGCTAAAATTTGCGAAGTTTTCCAGCAAAATCAAAACACGAAAtgagaaattaaatttaaaaggaaaaaaaaaagaaagaaagaaagactatTAGAAGAATAAAAAAGGATATCAGCGAGTACCTCTTGatgtttatttcaatttttttatgtacGACTAAATAAAGAACCAGTATAAACCGAATAATGAGAGTCAAATCCAAGCACAGAGACGAAGTTGAGGGATCATTAATCACCGAGGAATTCCAGAAGATCTTCGATGTACATCCAGAATCGGCACCGCCGAAATGCCACCGAGAGCCGTTGCAAATGTCGGCGACTACAAAGACTGTGACATaataaggaagaagaaaaagcctcTATGCGATTGTGCCGTTTAAAATCGCttttctgtttttccttttttttttttttccttcttattttttaatttcttttttgggcGTCggatttgatttgttttttctgAGAAACACGCCTATAATTCTGCATTTGGGTTCCGTATCTCGCACAGAGAAGTTCAGGATATGTGAAAGGATCACGAGAATAGTGTGGATATCAACTTAATCACCGTTAAAGTTTAAACCGACGgctaaaattttattatgattgaAAATTCTTGACAGGTGTACTGCTTTGCAGTTCTAGACTAActgctcaaataaaaattttcaaatttagtattattttttttttgttacttgCAAGTCAATTATAAGGATAATTGGCTTTATCACCTTCAAAGTTCAGACATTACGTGGAGCGGGGCGGTCGCTTTACCATTTGGCCCTTTGAAGGGACTGCAGAAAAggagtaatttattttattttagtggtGGCTATCCTGTAAACTCACATTGCGGGTGACCAATCAAGGTCACCGCAGGCGCCGAGTGCAggatgataaaattaaattattgcatAAAATTGGTGCGggaatctttttttcttttttagtttaactGAGATAAATTGGTgcgagatttttctttttcttttttttaataaaaaaaaatgaaattagttGAGGATTCTGAGTGGAAAGCATATATAATGGATATGGATAAATAACAACTTAGCAAAGcaaacccagaaaaaaaaaaaaaaaaaaggttgaaaacTTGTAGACTATGGTCCAAGAAAATAACGGTAACCTCCCCTAAGGTTTTGAAAAATAGAGTTGAATCCCAGGCAGAGCGCAGAGGAAAAAAATGCTGTTGATTtggcttctttttcttttctttatttgtagGTTTCCCTCTTGTCTCTATCAGTTTCTATGACTTTCCCTCATTCTCACACTCATAGTCTCTCACATGGAAATGCATGACGTAGATCATAAGAAtcttcctattttttatttttatttttattgggttGGAGTGGTTGCTTGCTGCACAATTTCCATGacgtaaaaagaaaaatgtcaaCATGAAGATTTTATAGTTTACAGATTAATTTGAAAGAATGGTAGGACTATAACACATATTAGCAAGGGAGTTTTTGGTTGGTCTGGACCACTTATATCATTTatgtgtgtataaatatattggtGTTAGGATAGATGGGAAATGTCTTGCTTCTTCCTTTAAGGCTGTTCTCAAAATAAGTTGCAATCCGACCTAAAGTAGGAAAGTTGAAAGAATAAGATAAAAGAGATTCCTCTGTGGTTTTCCATATAAGAGAGTAAAGGATTAGAAAATAAAGAGCCCTCATTTTATACGTTAATCCAACATTTTTGGAAGTGACTACTGCATTCTCAACTCTAgttccatatataattttttcttcaaaaaaaaaaaagaaaaaaattgtatggGATAAATAACATATTTCAAATAGTTGTTTTTGCttactatttattaaattaggtcgagattaagaaaataaattttaataattgaagGGATTTAACCGGTTACCACCATTCACTTTTTGTGCATTGATAATTGGACTTCGGACACGTACATAGGTCATAATGCAATTTCACtttctgcctttttttttttttttttaaatataaatttcttaATCACCCCACTTTCTCCCTTTATTGTCGCGACCTCTTTAAAGATAGGATAGGATTAAAAGCCTATAACGTGACTGTGTTGCATGCTCATTGGTTTATTTCGAGAGTCAGCATTGGTATATGACTgcattctatatatttatttcaaagtAGAGGAACCATATAAGCCGTTTTGATTCTTACAGTGAAAGTGATCAAATTGACGACCATGGTGATGATCAATTTTGATGGTATGGTGATAGACctacttaatatatattaatttctcaATTCACAAATTAAAGGCCTTGTAATAATGGTAGCTTTACCCCTGAAAAGGATTTCTTGAATATTTTGATTGAATTTGATGAATGGCATTGAACATGCGTATTCTATAACCGTGTCCTAGTGTCAACTACAAGGGAGCCAAAATAAACAACATAGGGGCCATGggaaaataaatcattattgaaaaagtagaaaaagcTAGAAAACAGTAAAGCTCTATCCAGAAAGCCACAAGGAACCTTAGGATGATACAGACAAAAGAATacccaattattttattttattttttattgttatcatttaaaacaaaataaaagaaaaagaaataaaggccATGTGGAAGTGGGGGAGGTTTCGGAGCCTTGGATTCTATGTTACTCAAAAGTCTCACATTCGTAGGAGTAATAGGAGTGGTGAACCCCAATTCCATTTCATGAAAGAAGCCAAGTGAACACTGGTAATTCCTTCATGTGCTTCTCATTATATCGATTAGTTGGGCTGTCCTTTTCAAAGCCCACTTAACGCATTTCCCATTGTGCCATGTACCCCCTCCCCATCCGTCTGACCTGACCACAATTAATCTTCaacaatttatttgatttttttatttatttactttttggaCAAATATTAGCTTTAGTTTGTCCTGGGTTATTGGATCAAAGGACgttataattatgataaaactaTCCGTTAATTCATGCATTTCATAATTAATTGCTCACGAAAAGGTAAGCAAACTTTGGtcattaaaattcatttatttgacCAAGCCACACTATTTTACTCCATCCCATCTCATAATTCTCTTGTTGCGGCTGCTTTTTATCATTCTTGTTTTTGCCATCCTATTGCTTCTCTTTCACCGTAACGCAAAGATAATTACGCCCAATTTTCTCCTTCAATTGGCTTCTTTTCACCATTTTTCCTATCCAAATAAAGATTTTGAGTATCAACTTCTCTCTTTATCTCCCCTCTTCTTTTGCTGGAGCGcatgtgattttaatttttataccaGCTCAAGGTTcagaaaaagctttttttttttttttttctttttgcttttttatttaaaatttttttcaatcgTCATTGCTAATGTATAATTTCCTCAATAATAGAAATTCAACTCATGGGCATATCttgtctttttcattttataaggCTGACATGGGCCTGCCTTGTCATGTAAAAATGTTAGCCCTATTATTACGTTTtataaatgttttcttttttaatttttaattttttattctgtaAGCTATAAAATCACATTGAATTTTCTAAAAAGCTGAATTTTAATTCCTTAGTCGGAATAATTATTATACTACATGTAATACGTGTGGCAGTGTGAGGCATGCATAGTTTAATTTGATCAATATACATACGAattcttttataaatatatatatatatatatatatatatatatatatatatatatatatatatatatatatgtacgttcaaaatttttggtaaaGAAATATACATACGAATTATTCATCGTTCGGGAACTAATTTGAAAGCGGCGGGTCGTACAAAGTTCAACTCCAGCATGTATGACAAGGGCCTATCAACGTCTTTAATTACTGTTTTAGGTCAGTTAGCTCAAGCCTGAAGATAATTTAAAGAAAGCATTTACCAGCGTACCACCACTAATGAAGCAATTCTTTATTCCAAAAACGATAACCATTACAACTAACTGTCCAGTCTCACTCTCAAACTTCTCTTGGAAAGTCAAATTATTTTgacaaaaagagaataaaaaaaagaagaagctattTTATATTAACAACTGAATGAATATGAAAGTGTTTGGGTTCAATCATATAGCTGACGAACAAGAAAAGAAGGTTAACCAATCTAAGTTGTTGCTCTTACCCACTGACCTTCCAACAACAAATTgacagaaataaaaaaaataaataaataataaataaaaaagaacgaAAAGCTgcagaaaatgaaaatttttttatttgaaagttatagttttaatttttggtagTCAACCAACATATTTGTTATGGTTGGTTAAGATTCGACTAAGAATTTGGCTAAAGTATAATTTAGTCTTAGGTGGTTCTACGTATACTGTTTAAATTCACTTAGTGCACACGTAACATCGGTGCTGgcaattttcttttgttgtgcATTAAGAAACCGTTGTTGGGATGGCATTATCGCGGTCCTTTGGACTTTGGGGATTAGGGATTGGGCTTGGTTGGTCTTGATCTTGGGCTTGGGGCAGCAAATAACACATTAAAGGGCCCAATACATGGAAGCCACGTGGAGGAACGTCTGGTTAAAGGCAAGCGAAATCGGAGGGTCAGCCTGGTGGCTGATAATTGCGTTTGAGACAACCCCACATAATCCAAATCCACCATAGACCAGTGCTTGCTTGGCTTCCAATTCCATTGTTGGTGGTCGTCTTCAGTTTTCAGTCTTCAGTATTCAGTGAAATGCTGCCTCCTCTCGTAACTTGAGGTTACGAGTTTAAGTTCATCGAGACCTGAATTGCAACACCCACACCGAAATAAGATCACAAATTAATTAGTTActagaaatttgaaaatgtcAGTAGCGCCCTGGCTTCCCCGCCTGCGTTCTTCCTTCCTTTGTTGCCCTCTAAAGCATTCTACTGCGTCTTCTTCTCTCGGCGTCTCCCACAAATTTGCAAGAAATCAACGGTCACCACCATCTTATCCATGCATTAGAGCTCTGGATCTTGATCAAAACACGGTTCTTtcctcattatatatatatatatatatatatatcttaatctctctctctctctctctctctctctctctctctctctctctctctctcacaaatatattcatatatttaatatgcGGAGGAGTAATCAGGAATCGGCTATGACAGATAGTAGCAATCTCTGTTGGGCTCGTCAGCGTTGCAGTTGGGATTGGCATTCCAGCGTTTTATGAAACCCAGATTGACAATGCTGTgagtctttctctctctctctctctctatatatatatatatatatattaattatgtattaataAAGTGGTTAATTATTGCCGTTGATTTTGAGTGCTGAAGTGTAAGATTAAGACTTGATAATTTGGCAGGCGAAGCGAGAGAATACTCAGCCATGTTTCCCATGCAGTGGATCAGGCGCTCGTAAATCCTGCAACTCTGTTTTTAATATAAGACTATTTGCAACCTTAATACTATGTTgtctatttttcttattttgcctTATTAATTAGGAAGAGCAGCCAAAGCCAACTAAATGAGTCATTTGATTTTGAGGAGTGATGGTAATACCTTACaccttttgtttgtttgtgtaATGGCATTAGACAACTAGTCCCCTGGCTTAGCCTATAATAAGCATTGTGCATGTTTTTTACCTGGCAATATGTGTAAGTAACAGAGTGCAACACAAAATGCTTCAGCTTATTCTGGTTTAAATTAACAGTAATTTTGGTACAATATGCTCTGCTTTTCTTCTCAGTTCTCTTTTCACcgttatcaaaatattatatataatgggACTTTGATCAtagttttttggtttgaaaaagAAGATAGCGTTTTGGAAAGAATTCTGGCTCAACTCTTGGAAACTCATAATGTACATAATTACTGAGTACTTGTCAAGTGCAGGGCAGTTTTTTTTCTAATTGATTTTAGTACCAACattctatttatatttaatgatCACTGGTTTAGACAATTTATGctgctctttttttctttttcttttttcttttttttcatatatgaaAATGGATTTTCTCTTTTGCAGAGAAATGCAGATTTTGCATGGGAACTGGTTCTGTTACTGTAGAACTTGGTGGGGATGAGAAAGAAGTATCTCGATGCATCAATTGTGATGGTGTTGGTTCGTTCACTTGCACCACGTGTCAAGGTTCTGGAATTCAGCCTCGGTACCTTGATCGTAGGTATGGGTTACATATCCCCTCTAAAGTCTAAACTGAAAAATGCAAAGATTAATATCCAACTTTCCTTTGTCTGTAGTATGTTAATTAAGTTTGAGAGCTACAATTATGGTTTATATTAGGATTTAGGACAACATGTATGGAAAAAACTACAATTTCAAACGGATAGAAATTTGCAATATAGAAGTCTATGATTGTTACTCAATTTATGAGCCAATTTTAGCtatttgaatatttatcatATTCCCACTAGAAAGCCATCgatttaaaatatttagcaATTCATAGTGGGGTTCAATTGTCAATTGAAAGAGATGaatatacaagtttatttattggTTATGTATAGAGAGTGTGGCAGTCATGAGGATGATATATATTGATGTGTCAGCCGCTAATAGATTATTCAAAAGTGAAAGAGGGGACAAATACTTGAAAACCTAAATTCACTGcatattgatttaatttcatCTTTTTCTGGTCGTCAATAAGAAGCTGAATCGCTGTATCCTTTATGGGATTTTGCTTTATTTAACAGGGAATTCAAAGACGATGACTGAAGACAGTTACTAAAAAATGGCAGTGATTCTGGATTTGCAAGGTTGGCTAGTAATTAAGAGTTGGAAGTTGAAGAAAGCAGCATCCTTTTTTTCCCTGTTATACATCTCTtctacattttgtttttgtacatCTTCAATACAAATATAACTATTTTCTTATCATCTATGCTTGTTTCGTTTCtagtaaaaagttaaaataagtTTCTTTCTTGTTTCTAGTAATATATGTTCAATAACATTCTTGAAGTTCAGTGC includes the following:
- the LOC107435850 gene encoding protein SPA, chloroplastic, with protein sequence MSVAPWLPRLRSSFLCCPLKHSTASSSLGVSHKFARNQRSPPSYPCIRALDLDQNTIVAISVGLVSVAVGIGIPAFYETQIDNAAKRENTQPCFPCSGSGAQKCRFCMGTGSVTVELGGDEKEVSRCINCDGVGSFTCTTCQGSGIQPRYLDRREFKDDD